In a single window of the Streptomyces sp. NBC_00285 genome:
- a CDS encoding alpha/beta fold hydrolase: protein MAWTVRTRDGRRLSVEERGDPVGRPVFLLHGTPGSRLGPAPRPSVLYRMGIRLITFDRPGYGGSDRSLGRTVSAAAEDVRLIADALGIGRFGVVGRSGGAPHALACAALIPERIARAGSLVGLAPPDAADLDWLDGMTEANVHAYANAAAGRHRLTASLGRRSVTIRADPAASVAEMRSELPESDRRIVADAGIQAMLERNFAEGLRRSADGWVDDVMAFSTGWGFELSRITAPVFLWHGEEDIFAPVEHTRWLGRHIPGARVEVERHAAHFGALRVMTRCIGWASRQDG, encoded by the coding sequence ATGGCGTGGACGGTACGGACGAGGGACGGGCGACGGCTGTCGGTCGAGGAGCGCGGTGATCCCGTGGGCCGCCCGGTGTTCCTGCTGCACGGCACTCCGGGCAGCCGGCTCGGGCCCGCCCCGCGGCCGTCCGTCCTCTACCGCATGGGGATCCGCCTGATCACGTTCGACCGGCCGGGATACGGCGGTTCGGACCGCAGCCTGGGCCGCACGGTGAGCGCGGCCGCCGAGGACGTACGCCTGATCGCCGACGCCCTCGGGATCGGCCGGTTCGGTGTGGTGGGCCGGTCCGGGGGCGCCCCGCACGCGCTCGCCTGCGCCGCGCTGATCCCCGAACGCATCGCGCGGGCCGGCTCCCTGGTCGGGCTCGCCCCGCCGGACGCCGCCGACCTCGACTGGCTCGACGGCATGACCGAGGCCAACGTCCACGCGTACGCCAACGCGGCCGCGGGCCGGCACCGGCTCACCGCAAGCCTGGGCAGACGCTCGGTGACGATCCGCGCCGATCCCGCGGCCTCCGTCGCCGAGATGCGCAGCGAACTGCCCGAGTCGGACCGCCGGATCGTCGCCGACGCCGGCATCCAGGCCATGCTGGAGCGCAACTTCGCCGAGGGCCTGCGCCGTTCCGCCGACGGCTGGGTGGACGACGTGATGGCGTTCAGCACCGGCTGGGGCTTCGAGCTGTCCCGCATCACCGCCCCGGTCTTCCTCTGGCACGGCGAGGAGGACATCTTCGCCCCGGTGGAACACACCCGCTGGCTCGGCCGTCACATCCCCGGCGCCCGCGTCGAGGTCGAACGCCACGCCGCCCACTTCGGAGCCCTGCGCGTGATGACCCGCTGCATCGGCTGGGCCTCCCGACAGGACGGATGA
- a CDS encoding ATP-binding protein: MSIWWSLHLRREAASVPLARRLLLGTMETAGVDPDVSYDLSLALSEACANAVEHGGRQDSSTAYRVTAYLDGEKCRIEVTDSGPGFTRPQSARQAVRPVSDEAENGRGLCLIQELADHVHIGNKPGRRGAVVSFDKILKWKKDAPLMAV; this comes from the coding sequence ATGAGCATCTGGTGGTCACTCCATCTGAGGCGCGAGGCTGCGAGCGTCCCCCTCGCCCGGCGCCTGCTGCTCGGCACCATGGAGACCGCGGGCGTCGATCCGGACGTCTCCTACGACCTCTCCCTCGCCCTCAGTGAGGCCTGCGCCAACGCCGTCGAACACGGCGGCCGGCAGGACTCCTCGACGGCGTACCGGGTCACCGCCTACCTCGACGGCGAGAAGTGCCGTATCGAAGTCACCGACTCCGGCCCGGGGTTCACCCGTCCCCAGTCCGCGCGCCAAGCCGTGCGCCCTGTTTCCGACGAGGCCGAGAACGGCCGCGGCCTGTGTCTCATCCAGGAGCTCGCCGACCACGTCCACATCGGCAACAAGCCCGGCCGCCGTGGCGCGGTGGTCAGCTTCGACAAGATCCTGAAGTGGAAGAAGGACGCACCGCTGATGGCGGTGTGA
- a CDS encoding YcnI family copper-binding membrane protein — MKASRLAATGAVAATAVVILSSPAFAHVSVAPEGTAAKGGYAVVDFKVPNERDNASTSKLEVAFPADHPLASVMPEPMAGWKIQVTKSKLAKPLELHGKQITEAVTKVTWTATSAAAGIQPGYFEKFPVSIGALPEDADELVFKAIQTYSNKEVVRWIEVQEDGGEEPETPAPVLALSAATEDGHHGSTAAEKTDAKTENAAAATEAAPADSSDTTARVLGVVGIVVGALGVAYGVLAGRRRSDA, encoded by the coding sequence ATGAAGGCTTCTCGTCTCGCCGCCACCGGCGCCGTCGCCGCCACGGCCGTGGTGATCCTTTCCTCGCCCGCGTTCGCGCATGTCAGCGTGGCCCCTGAGGGCACCGCCGCCAAGGGCGGTTACGCGGTCGTGGACTTCAAGGTCCCCAACGAGCGCGACAACGCCTCCACCAGCAAGCTCGAGGTCGCCTTCCCGGCCGACCACCCGCTGGCCTCGGTCATGCCGGAGCCGATGGCCGGCTGGAAGATCCAGGTCACCAAGTCGAAGCTCGCCAAGCCCCTCGAACTGCACGGCAAGCAGATCACCGAAGCCGTCACCAAGGTGACCTGGACCGCCACCAGCGCGGCCGCCGGCATTCAGCCCGGCTACTTCGAGAAATTCCCGGTGTCCATCGGCGCCCTGCCCGAGGACGCCGACGAACTGGTCTTCAAGGCGATCCAGACGTACTCCAACAAGGAGGTCGTGCGCTGGATCGAGGTCCAGGAGGACGGCGGGGAGGAGCCCGAGACGCCGGCTCCCGTCCTCGCCCTGTCCGCCGCCACCGAGGACGGCCACCACGGCTCCACGGCCGCTGAGAAGACCGACGCCAAGACCGAGAACGCCGCCGCGGCCACCGAGGCCGCCCCCGCCGACAGCAGCGACACCACCGCCCGCGTCCTCGGCGTGGTCGGCATCGTCGTCGGCGCACTGGGCGTGGCCTACGGCGTGCTCGCCGGGCGTCGGCGCAGCGACGCCTGA
- a CDS encoding SCO family protein: MRKKTFAAAALIAAATLTLSACGSGDDSSSPVTVVSEEAGSEKAATVLDQPFEKPDLVLTDTKGAKYDLRAATKGRPTLIYFGYTHCPDICPLTMSNIAVAKKQLPKSEQDKLTVVFVTTDPARDTPAELGKWLKGIDTQFVGLTGDFATIQASARTLGISIEPTHKDKKTGKTVSVHGTQVVAFSPKTDKGYVLYGEDATVDDYTKDLPKIIKGQNP; this comes from the coding sequence ATGCGTAAGAAGACGTTCGCCGCGGCCGCGCTGATCGCCGCCGCCACCCTGACGCTGTCCGCCTGCGGCAGCGGTGACGACAGTTCCTCGCCCGTCACCGTGGTCTCGGAGGAGGCCGGCTCGGAGAAGGCCGCCACCGTCCTCGACCAGCCGTTCGAGAAGCCGGACCTGGTCCTGACCGACACCAAGGGCGCGAAGTACGACCTCCGGGCCGCGACCAAGGGCAGGCCCACCCTCATCTACTTCGGCTACACCCACTGCCCCGACATCTGCCCGCTGACGATGAGCAACATCGCCGTCGCGAAGAAGCAACTGCCCAAGTCCGAACAGGACAAGCTGACCGTCGTGTTCGTCACCACCGACCCGGCCCGCGACACCCCGGCCGAGCTCGGCAAGTGGCTCAAGGGCATCGACACCCAGTTCGTGGGGCTCACCGGTGACTTCGCCACCATCCAGGCGAGCGCCCGCACCCTCGGCATCTCCATCGAGCCCACCCACAAGGACAAGAAGACCGGCAAGACCGTCTCGGTGCACGGCACCCAGGTCGTCGCCTTCTCCCCGAAGACCGACAAGGGGTACGTCCTCTACGGCGAGGACGCCACCGTCGACGACTACACCAAGGACCTGCCCAAGATCATCAAGGGGCAGAACCCGTGA
- a CDS encoding copper chaperone PCu(A)C, whose product MSRSLATITVLTGALLLAGCSDSAGSDDARLSVSGAYIPQPVSADMAAGFLTISNSGAAKDELTSVTSGDGDVTLHETTGGAMEQVSRLPVPAHGQLVFKSGANHLMFDKLKRKPTLGDTVTVELHFAQSDPVVVKMPVKSATYIPKTGH is encoded by the coding sequence GTGAGCCGGTCGCTCGCCACGATCACCGTGCTGACCGGGGCCCTGCTCCTGGCCGGCTGCTCGGACTCCGCCGGCTCCGACGACGCCCGCCTCTCCGTCTCCGGTGCCTACATCCCGCAGCCCGTCTCCGCCGACATGGCCGCCGGGTTCCTCACCATCTCCAACTCCGGTGCCGCGAAGGACGAGCTGACCTCGGTCACCAGCGGCGACGGCGACGTCACCCTGCACGAGACGACCGGCGGCGCGATGGAACAGGTCTCCCGCCTCCCCGTCCCTGCCCACGGTCAACTCGTGTTCAAAAGCGGCGCCAACCATCTGATGTTCGACAAGCTGAAGCGCAAGCCGACGCTGGGTGACACCGTCACCGTCGAACTGCACTTCGCCCAGTCCGACCCCGTCGTCGTGAAGATGCCGGTCAAGTCGGCGACGTACATCCCCAAGACCGGACACTGA
- a CDS encoding copper resistance CopC/CopD family protein, which produces MTQTIAPRVRTLLLLLLATVGLLLTTAAPASAHAALTGSDPEQGVVVDKAPDQISLTFSEKVALSDNSLRVLDPKGKTVQQGKPFAVDGTTYGVKVHSGLPDGTYTVAYQVVSADSHPVAGAFTFSIGAPSTTTVSVSGETVGGGIVGWLYGFGRYMSYAGFIVLIGGAAFVLACWQRGAGVRPMQRLVVGGWLTLTSSTLLLLLLRGSYTSSGKVGDIFDLDLLGNVLQTKAGAALVSRLLLLAAAALFISVLFGAYDKRDEEEKRDLTFGLAIGGTVVAAGLAASWAMAEHASVGLQAGIAMPVDVVHLLAVATWLGGLTALLVALYRSDAPIESAAVRRFSQVAFGSVVALVVTGVYQSWRQLGSWSAFTDTRYGQLLLVKIGLVALLVGLAFISRRWTAQLADVVVQRGKRTQQKERVTANASGSGKAKGGAGVKGAAAKGAVAKGTVAKGAAVGEADAKGAGGLQGTGSKEAGVKEAGSKGTGDSKGAGGSKRAAQLARQQAAVDTARQKRSRDADPNRFGLRRSVLAEAGVAVVLLAVTTVLTQTEPGRTEEDAKATKAASSSSSSSSDASDSSGALTLDMSFDTGGTDGKGVVTVDLDPARVGGNEMHVYVQRPNGRAFDIPEVKVALTLEAKKIGPLTVTPDHITTGHWAASSVQIPMAGDWKIAVTVRTSDIDQTTVSKNAQIG; this is translated from the coding sequence TTGACGCAGACCATCGCCCCCCGCGTCCGGACCCTGTTGCTGCTGCTCCTGGCCACCGTCGGCCTGCTGCTGACCACGGCCGCACCCGCCTCCGCGCACGCCGCGCTCACCGGCAGCGACCCCGAACAGGGGGTGGTGGTCGACAAGGCGCCCGACCAGATCTCGCTGACCTTCTCCGAGAAGGTCGCCCTGTCGGACAACTCGCTGCGGGTGCTCGACCCCAAGGGCAAGACCGTTCAGCAGGGCAAGCCGTTCGCGGTGGACGGCACGACGTACGGCGTGAAGGTCCACAGCGGCCTGCCCGACGGCACGTACACCGTCGCCTACCAGGTCGTCTCCGCCGACAGCCATCCCGTCGCCGGCGCCTTCACCTTCTCCATCGGCGCCCCCTCGACCACCACCGTCTCCGTCTCCGGAGAAACCGTGGGCGGCGGGATCGTCGGCTGGCTGTACGGCTTCGGGCGGTACATGTCGTACGCCGGGTTCATCGTCCTGATCGGCGGCGCCGCCTTCGTGCTCGCCTGCTGGCAGCGCGGTGCCGGAGTGCGGCCCATGCAGCGCCTCGTCGTCGGCGGCTGGCTCACCCTGACCTCGTCCACCCTGCTGCTGCTCCTGCTGCGCGGGTCGTACACGAGCTCCGGGAAGGTCGGCGACATCTTCGACCTGGACCTGCTCGGGAACGTGCTCCAGACCAAGGCGGGCGCCGCCCTGGTGTCCCGGCTGCTGCTGCTCGCGGCGGCCGCGCTGTTCATCTCCGTGCTCTTCGGGGCCTACGACAAGCGCGACGAGGAGGAGAAGCGGGACCTCACCTTCGGTCTCGCGATCGGCGGGACGGTCGTCGCGGCCGGGCTGGCGGCGAGCTGGGCGATGGCCGAGCACGCCTCGGTCGGGCTCCAGGCCGGCATCGCGATGCCCGTCGACGTCGTCCACCTGCTGGCCGTCGCCACCTGGCTCGGCGGACTGACCGCGCTGCTCGTCGCGCTGTACCGCTCCGACGCGCCGATCGAGTCGGCCGCCGTACGACGGTTCTCCCAGGTCGCCTTCGGCAGCGTGGTCGCGCTGGTCGTGACCGGCGTCTACCAGTCCTGGCGCCAGCTCGGCTCCTGGTCGGCGTTCACCGACACCCGGTACGGACAGCTGCTGCTGGTCAAGATCGGGCTGGTGGCGTTGCTCGTCGGCCTCGCGTTCATCTCGCGACGATGGACCGCACAGCTCGCGGACGTGGTGGTGCAGCGGGGGAAGCGGACGCAGCAGAAGGAACGGGTGACGGCGAACGCCTCCGGGTCCGGCAAGGCCAAGGGCGGCGCGGGGGTCAAGGGGGCGGCTGCCAAGGGAGCGGTTGCAAAGGGGACGGTTGCAAAGGGGGCTGCTGTTGGGGAGGCTGACGCCAAGGGCGCGGGCGGCTTGCAGGGCACCGGTTCCAAGGAGGCCGGAGTCAAGGAGGCCGGCTCCAAGGGCACCGGTGATTCCAAGGGCGCAGGCGGCTCCAAGCGGGCCGCTCAACTCGCCCGGCAGCAGGCCGCGGTGGACACGGCACGGCAGAAGCGGTCACGGGACGCCGATCCCAACCGGTTCGGGCTGCGCCGCTCGGTGCTCGCCGAGGCGGGTGTCGCGGTCGTCCTGCTGGCGGTCACGACCGTGCTGACCCAGACCGAGCCCGGCCGCACCGAGGAGGACGCCAAGGCGACCAAGGCGGCCTCCTCTTCCTCGTCGTCCTCGTCGGACGCGTCGGACTCCTCCGGGGCACTGACCCTGGACATGTCCTTCGACACCGGCGGTACGGACGGCAAGGGCGTCGTGACGGTCGACCTCGACCCCGCGCGCGTGGGCGGCAACGAGATGCACGTCTACGTCCAGCGGCCCAACGGCCGTGCCTTCGACATCCCCGAGGTGAAGGTCGCCCTCACCCTGGAGGCCAAGAAGATCGGGCCGCTGACCGTCACCCCCGACCACATCACCACCGGTCACTGGGCGGCGAGCAGCGTCCAGATCCCCATGGCGGGCGACTGGAAGATCGCCGTGACCGTGCGCACCTCCGACATCGACCAGACGACCGTCTCCAAGAACGCTCAGATCGGCTGA
- the efeB gene encoding iron uptake transporter deferrochelatase/peroxidase subunit: MSSKRGGPVEGRASETGASARGRASETETSAAKGRASAMGVSSKGRASKTGAVAGGGVSERVTSPDATSTDSASPDSTSPSGGHESSGSTATGISRRTLLGTAGATGLVLGAAGAAVGYAAAPAGATALTSVGSDEVMFHGKHQPGITEGLQARGHLVAFDLAAGAGRKEAAALLRRWSDTAKRLMAGEAAGSDDTDVARDAGPSSLTLTFGFGHSFFSRTGLEKQRPVSLDPLPDFSSDRLDKARSNGDLWVQIGANDALVAFHALRAVQKDAGSAAKVRWQMNGFNRTPGATAHPMTARNLMGQLDGTRNPKPSESDFDERIFVPRAVSKDPSWMANGSYAVVRRIRMLLDDWEKLSLAGQEAVVGRRKANGAALSGGTETTPMDLDKTDAQGDLLVPINAHARITRPDQNGGSAILRRPFSFHDGIDADGVPDAGLLFVCWQADPLRGFVPIQRKLDRGDALSQYIRHESSGLFAVPGGAAEGEYVGQRLLEG, translated from the coding sequence GTGTCCTCGAAGCGGGGCGGTCCCGTCGAGGGGCGGGCGTCCGAGACGGGGGCCTCCGCGAGGGGGCGGGCGTCTGAGACAGAGACCTCCGCCGCCAAGGGGCGAGCGTCCGCGATGGGCGTCTCCTCGAAGGGGCGAGCGTCCAAGACGGGCGCAGTTGCGGGTGGTGGTGTCTCCGAGAGAGTCACCTCCCCGGACGCCACCTCCACGGACAGCGCCTCCCCCGACAGCACCTCCCCGTCAGGCGGGCACGAGTCGAGCGGCTCCACCGCCACAGGCATCTCGCGGCGCACCCTGCTCGGTACCGCCGGCGCCACCGGGCTCGTCCTCGGCGCGGCCGGCGCGGCCGTGGGCTACGCCGCCGCACCCGCCGGGGCGACCGCGCTGACCTCCGTAGGCAGTGACGAGGTGATGTTTCACGGGAAACATCAGCCCGGCATCACCGAGGGCCTCCAGGCCCGCGGCCACCTCGTCGCCTTCGACCTGGCGGCGGGCGCGGGCCGCAAGGAGGCCGCCGCACTGCTGCGCCGCTGGTCGGACACCGCGAAACGGCTGATGGCAGGGGAGGCCGCAGGGTCCGACGACACGGATGTCGCCCGGGACGCGGGACCGTCGTCCCTGACGTTGACCTTCGGCTTCGGGCACAGCTTCTTCTCCCGGACCGGGCTGGAGAAACAGCGGCCTGTCTCCCTCGACCCGCTGCCCGACTTCTCCTCCGACCGGCTCGACAAAGCCCGCAGCAACGGCGATCTGTGGGTGCAGATCGGCGCCAACGACGCCCTGGTCGCCTTCCACGCCCTGCGCGCGGTCCAGAAGGACGCGGGCAGCGCGGCGAAGGTCCGCTGGCAGATGAACGGCTTCAACCGCACGCCGGGCGCCACGGCCCACCCCATGACGGCCCGCAACCTCATGGGCCAGCTGGACGGCACGCGCAATCCGAAGCCGAGCGAGTCCGACTTCGACGAGCGGATCTTCGTTCCGCGGGCCGTCTCGAAGGACCCGTCGTGGATGGCGAACGGCTCCTACGCCGTCGTACGGCGCATCCGCATGCTCCTCGACGACTGGGAGAAACTGTCCCTGGCGGGCCAGGAGGCCGTCGTCGGGCGCCGGAAAGCCAACGGGGCGGCGCTGTCCGGGGGCACCGAGACCACCCCGATGGACCTGGACAAGACGGATGCCCAGGGCGATCTGCTCGTCCCCATCAACGCGCACGCCCGGATCACCCGGCCCGACCAGAACGGGGGCTCGGCGATCCTGCGCCGCCCGTTCTCGTTCCACGACGGCATCGACGCGGACGGAGTTCCGGATGCCGGGCTCCTGTTCGTCTGCTGGCAGGCGGACCCGCTGCGCGGCTTCGTCCCGATCCAGCGCAAGCTCGACCGCGGCGACGCGCTCTCCCAGTACATCCGGCACGAATCGAGCGGCCTGTTCGCAGTGCCGGGCGGGGCCGCGGAGGGGGAGTACGTGGGGCAGAGGCTGCTGGAGGGGTAG
- the pheA gene encoding prephenate dehydratase yields the protein MPASYAYLGPEGTFTEVALRTLPETATRELIPYVSVQSALDAVRAGEAEAAFVPIENSVEGGITTTLDELVAGAPLMIYREVLLSITFALLVRPGTKITDIKTVSAHPAAQPQVRNWLKKHLPDAHWESAASNADAARLVQEGQYDAAFAGEFAAARYGLQALETEIHDAENAQTRFVLVGRPARPAAPTGADKTSIVLWQRDDHPGGLRDLLGEFATRGINLMLLQSRPTGAGIGNYCFCVDAEGHITDRRVADALMGLKRICREVRFLGSYPRADKEPADLPAPLTGTSDEAFVTASDWVARCQDGRF from the coding sequence ATGCCAGCGAGCTATGCGTATCTCGGCCCTGAGGGCACCTTCACCGAAGTCGCACTGCGGACGCTTCCCGAGACGGCGACCCGGGAGCTGATCCCCTACGTGTCGGTGCAGTCCGCGCTGGACGCGGTGCGCGCCGGTGAGGCCGAGGCCGCGTTCGTGCCGATCGAGAACTCCGTCGAGGGCGGCATCACCACCACCCTCGACGAACTGGTCGCGGGCGCCCCGCTGATGATCTACCGCGAGGTACTGCTGTCGATCACCTTCGCGCTGCTGGTCAGGCCCGGCACGAAGATCACGGACATCAAGACGGTCTCCGCGCACCCGGCCGCACAGCCGCAGGTGCGCAACTGGCTGAAGAAGCACCTCCCCGACGCCCACTGGGAGTCGGCCGCGTCCAACGCGGACGCCGCCCGCCTGGTCCAGGAAGGCCAGTACGACGCGGCCTTCGCCGGCGAGTTCGCGGCCGCCCGGTACGGCCTTCAGGCGCTGGAGACGGAGATCCACGACGCCGAGAACGCGCAGACCCGGTTCGTCCTGGTCGGCCGCCCGGCCCGGCCCGCCGCCCCGACCGGCGCCGACAAGACGTCCATCGTGCTGTGGCAGCGGGACGACCACCCCGGCGGACTGCGCGACCTGCTGGGCGAGTTCGCCACCCGCGGCATCAACCTGATGCTGCTCCAGTCCCGGCCCACCGGCGCGGGCATCGGCAACTACTGCTTCTGCGTGGACGCCGAGGGGCACATCACCGACCGCCGGGTCGCGGACGCCCTGATGGGGCTGAAGCGGATCTGCCGCGAGGTGCGCTTCCTCGGCTCGTACCCGCGTGCGGACAAGGAACCCGCGGACCTGCCGGCGCCGCTCACCGGCACATCGGACGAGGCGTTCGTGACCGCCTCGGACTGGGTGGCCCGATGCCAGGACGGCCGCTTCTAA
- the serS gene encoding serine--tRNA ligase — translation MIDLRLLREDPDRVRASQRARGEDVALVDSLLSADERRRSSGVRFDELRSEQKSLGKLISKASGDERAELLQRTGRLAADVKAADAEQHEADEEAKRLLLQLGNVVHPDVPVGGEEDFVVLETHGTIRDFGAEGFEPKDHLELGEALGAIDVERGAKVSGSRFYYLTGVGALLELALVNAAIAQATEAGFTPMLTPALVRPRAMEGTGFLGQAAENVYHLEKDDYYLVGTSEVPLAAYHMDEILDADKLPMRYAGFSPCFRREAGTYGKDTRGIFRVHQFDKVEMFSYVHPDDAENEHRRLLDWEKQWLTGLELPFQVIDVASGDLGASASRKFDCEAWIPTQGKYRELTSASNCDGFQARRLSVRMRDTSDGKNKVQPLATLNGTLCAVPRTIVAILENHQLADGSVRVPEVLRPYLGGREVLEPVAK, via the coding sequence GTGATTGACCTTCGCCTGCTCCGTGAGGACCCCGACCGAGTGCGCGCGTCGCAGCGCGCCCGTGGAGAGGACGTCGCCCTCGTCGACTCCCTCCTGTCTGCCGACGAGCGGCGCAGGTCGTCCGGCGTCCGCTTCGACGAGCTGCGTTCCGAGCAGAAGTCGCTCGGCAAACTCATCTCCAAGGCCTCGGGCGACGAGAGGGCCGAGCTGCTCCAGAGGACGGGCCGGCTCGCCGCCGACGTCAAGGCGGCCGACGCCGAGCAGCACGAGGCCGACGAGGAGGCCAAGCGGCTCCTCCTCCAGCTCGGCAACGTCGTCCACCCCGACGTCCCCGTGGGCGGCGAGGAGGACTTCGTCGTCCTGGAGACGCACGGCACCATCCGCGACTTCGGCGCCGAGGGCTTCGAGCCCAAGGACCATCTGGAGCTCGGCGAAGCGCTCGGCGCCATCGACGTCGAGCGCGGCGCCAAGGTCTCCGGCTCACGCTTCTACTACCTGACCGGTGTCGGCGCCCTGCTGGAGCTCGCCCTGGTCAACGCGGCGATCGCGCAGGCCACCGAGGCCGGCTTCACCCCGATGCTCACCCCCGCGCTGGTCCGCCCGCGCGCCATGGAGGGCACCGGCTTCCTCGGCCAGGCCGCGGAGAACGTGTACCACCTGGAGAAGGACGACTACTACCTGGTCGGCACCTCCGAGGTCCCGCTCGCCGCGTACCACATGGACGAGATCCTCGACGCCGACAAGCTGCCGATGCGCTACGCCGGCTTCTCGCCGTGCTTCCGCCGCGAGGCCGGCACCTACGGCAAGGACACCCGCGGCATCTTCCGCGTGCACCAGTTCGACAAGGTCGAGATGTTCTCGTACGTCCACCCCGACGACGCGGAGAACGAGCACCGGCGGCTCCTCGACTGGGAGAAGCAGTGGCTCACCGGCCTCGAACTGCCCTTCCAGGTCATCGACGTGGCCTCGGGCGACCTGGGCGCGTCCGCCTCGCGCAAGTTCGACTGCGAGGCGTGGATCCCGACCCAGGGCAAGTACCGCGAGCTGACCTCGGCCTCCAACTGCGACGGCTTCCAGGCCCGGCGCCTGTCCGTGCGGATGCGCGACACCAGCGACGGCAAGAACAAGGTCCAGCCGCTGGCCACGCTCAACGGCACGCTGTGCGCCGTACCGCGCACCATCGTGGCGATCCTGGAGAACCACCAGCTGGCCGACGGCTCCGTGCGGGTGCCCGAGGTGCTGCGCCCGTACCTGGGGGGCCGGGAAGTGCTGGAGCCGGTCGCCAAGTGA
- a CDS encoding HAD family hydrolase — MSFPYRLIATDLDGTLLRSDESVSQRTRSALAAATDAGAAHIVVTGRGVPWTRHILDDLGYKGLAVCGQGAQVYDVGEHRLVTSVTLDRKLAAVALAKIEAEVGPLYLAASRDGLDGDVLVGPGYSVTGALPSTPFTDVADLWAAPLNKIYVQHPQLSDDELAQAAQRVAGGFVTVVMSGAGIVELLPLGLSKATGLSLAARRLGLKAADTIAFGDMPNDIPMFAWASYGVAMADAHEELKAVADEVTSSHEEDGIAVVVERLLG; from the coding sequence GTGAGCTTCCCCTACCGGCTGATCGCGACCGACCTCGACGGAACGCTCCTGCGCTCCGACGAGTCGGTCTCGCAGCGCACGCGTTCCGCTCTCGCGGCGGCCACGGACGCCGGGGCCGCGCACATCGTGGTGACCGGCCGCGGGGTCCCGTGGACCCGGCACATCCTCGACGACCTCGGCTACAAGGGGCTCGCGGTCTGCGGGCAGGGCGCCCAGGTCTACGACGTCGGCGAGCACCGTCTGGTGACCTCGGTGACGTTGGACCGGAAGCTGGCGGCCGTGGCCCTCGCGAAGATCGAGGCGGAGGTCGGCCCGCTGTACCTGGCGGCGAGCCGCGACGGCCTCGACGGTGATGTGCTGGTCGGACCCGGCTACTCGGTGACGGGTGCACTGCCGTCGACGCCGTTCACCGACGTGGCGGATCTGTGGGCCGCGCCGCTGAACAAGATCTACGTCCAGCATCCGCAGCTGTCGGACGACGAGCTGGCGCAGGCCGCCCAGCGGGTGGCGGGCGGCTTCGTCACGGTCGTGATGTCGGGCGCGGGCATCGTCGAACTGCTCCCGCTGGGGCTGTCGAAGGCGACGGGTCTGTCCCTGGCGGCCCGCCGACTGGGCCTGAAGGCCGCGGACACGATCGCCTTCGGCGACATGCCCAACGACATCCCGATGTTCGCCTGGGCGTCGTACGGCGTGGCGATGGCGGACGCGCACGAGGAACTCAAGGCGGTGGCCGACGAGGTGACGTCCTCCCACGAGGAGGACGGGATCGCGGTGGTCGTGGAGCGGTTGCTGGGCTGA
- a CDS encoding phosphoribosyltransferase family protein, which produces MARTARALVLEHFTWLGGHADVWAVFRDAEALEAVVKALAEPFRGAGITAVCGVEARGFLLGAAVAVELGIGFVPVRKGDGMFPGPKTERTTAPDYRRLRHRLRMQRNSVRSGDRLVLVDDWIETGRQAAAVRAMVEECGGEWAGCGVIVDQLGPGAHASVGPVHALLTFGELPAQPDNRLPAERLPAHPALDSTGSRPSRTSRGRRPDRP; this is translated from the coding sequence TTGGCCAGGACCGCACGCGCCCTCGTCCTCGAACACTTCACCTGGCTGGGCGGACACGCCGATGTGTGGGCGGTGTTCCGGGATGCCGAGGCTCTGGAGGCGGTCGTGAAGGCGCTTGCCGAGCCGTTCCGGGGTGCCGGGATCACCGCGGTCTGCGGTGTCGAGGCCCGGGGCTTTCTGCTCGGTGCCGCCGTGGCCGTCGAACTGGGGATCGGCTTCGTGCCCGTCCGTAAGGGCGACGGCATGTTCCCAGGGCCGAAGACCGAGCGGACCACCGCACCCGACTACCGTCGGCTTCGGCACCGGCTTCGGATGCAGCGGAACTCCGTGCGGTCCGGCGATCGGCTGGTGCTGGTCGACGACTGGATCGAGACCGGGCGGCAGGCGGCCGCCGTCAGGGCCATGGTCGAGGAGTGCGGCGGAGAGTGGGCCGGTTGCGGTGTGATCGTCGATCAGCTCGGCCCGGGGGCCCATGCCTCGGTGGGGCCGGTGCACGCGCTGCTGACCTTCGGTGAGCTCCCGGCCCAGCCCGACAACCGGCTCCCGGCTGAACGGCTCCCGGCCCACCCGGCTCTCGACTCAACCGGCTCCCGGCCCAGCCGGACAAGCCGTGGGCGTCGGCCGGACCGCCCGTAG
- a CDS encoding SGM_3592 family protein, translating to MADDWDDLVLDEDFIRSAGTNEPSARARMLAARWRQGAPEPQPWRSDEPPAGWFFSKRRRRWRRG from the coding sequence ATGGCAGACGACTGGGACGACCTGGTCCTGGACGAGGACTTCATACGCTCCGCCGGGACGAACGAGCCGTCTGCCCGCGCCCGTATGCTCGCCGCGCGCTGGCGCCAAGGAGCGCCCGAGCCACAGCCCTGGCGCTCTGACGAGCCGCCCGCGGGCTGGTTCTTCAGCAAGCGCCGGCGGCGGTGGCGGCGCGGCTAG